Within Helicoverpa zea isolate HzStark_Cry1AcR chromosome 17, ilHelZeax1.1, whole genome shotgun sequence, the genomic segment AAGTGGTACGAGGCGAACGAGCTGAAATCATCCGACGAACTGACAACATTATCACAGAAGGAGAATTTACaggtaatattattaaattgttatttaaacccaatttgaaaaaaaaagaaaaaattaagaATATTACGGTAATGCATctaatatataattaaaataaacctgtctgaacaaaagaagtaaaccataatatttattaataagtttttCATGTAAGGGTAATAAAtgattcatttatatttttcagataCTACTACTTCACGTACGGAGTATACTGTGAAACCTGTGGAAAGGCCGAAACCAGTCCGCCGTAACACATGGACAAAGATAGAAGGAGACATGACCACAGAAACGACATCACATTCAGAATTTGTTGACTACACAGATACTGTAGAAAGAACAACACTGGTTGCGAAGAGAACCGATAATTTAATACGAGAGGGTGAAATAGAATTTGTTACATCCAATCAGAAAGATTATACAGAAAAAGTAACACCTGTTGAGCGACCCAAGCGCAGGCGCACGTGGACAAAGGAGGACTTCGAAAAGTTCTATTCAACAGAGGAGCTCGAAAAAATTACTACTTCACAAGAGGAATACAAGACATACGAGGAAATTGATGTAAGGCAGCAGAGAATTATAAGACATGATAATTTACATATGGAAGGAACATTTGATAGCCTTACTGTGTCTCATGATACTTACGGGCCAAAACATTCTGAGAGACCTAAGCAAAAGAAGCCAATTGATAATTTAAAACCCGAAGGTGAGTTTGAGCAGCCGAAACAGGATGAGTGGCGACCAGCAGAGCGCGTAACACAGAAGAAACCTAAAGACAATTTGAAACCCGAAGGTGACTTCGAACAGCCAAAACATGAAGAATGGCGTCCCGCAGAGCGTGTCACACAAAAGAAACCGCAGGACAATCTTAGGCCTGAAGGAGAATTTGAGCAGCCCAAGCATGATGAATGGCGTCCTGCTGAAAGACAAACCCCAACCAAACCTAAGGATAATTTGAAACCAGAGGGTGACTTTGAACAACCAAAACACGATGAATGGCGTCCGGCAGAGCGTGTAACTCAAAAGAGGCCCCAAGATAACCTTAAACCAGAGGGTGACTTTGAACAACCGAAGCATGACGAATGGCGTCCCGCAGAGCGTGTTACGCAGAAGAAGCCCAAGGATAACCTTAAACCTGAAGGCGAATTTGAACAACAGAAACCAGATGAGTGGCGCCCAGCCGAAAGGCAAACACCGAAGAAACCAAAAGATAACCTACGCCCCGAGGGTGAATTTGAAACTCCCAAACAAGATGAATGGCGTCCAGCTGAACGCGTCACGCAAAAGAAACCTAAAGATAACCTTAAACCCGAAGGTGAATTTGAACAACCCAAACATGACGAATGGCGGCCTGCTGAAAGACAAACACCGTCTAAACCAAAGGATAACTTAAAACCTGAAGGTGAATTCGAACAGCCGAAACAGGACGAGTGGCGTCCCGCAGAACGTGTAACTCAGAAAAAGCCTAAGGATAACCTTAAACCTGAAGGTGAATTTGAAAAACCTAAACACGACGAATGGCGTCCCGCTGAAAGGCAAACACCCACTAAACCGAAAGACAACCTCAAGCCTGAAGGTGACTTTGAACAGCCGAAACACGATGAATGGCGTCCTGCTGAACGCGTCACTCAAAAGAAGCCCCAAGATAATCTTAAGCCAGAGGGTGACTTTGAACAACCAAAGCACGATGAATGGCGTCCAGCAGAACGTGTCACGCAAAAGAAACCTAAAGATAATCTCAAACCTGAAGGTGAATTTGAGCAACCCAAACACGACGAGTGGCGACCTGCTGAAAGACAAACACCTTCTAAGCCTAAGGATAACTTAAAACCAGAAGGTGACTTTGAGCAGCCTAAGCATGACGAGTGGCGTCCAGCAGAGCGCGTAACCCAAAAGAAGCCTCAAGATAACCTTAAACCAGAGGGTGACTTTGAACAACCAAAGCATGACGAATGGCGTCCTGCAGAACGTGTTACGCAGAAGAAGCCCAAGGATAACCTTAAACCTGAAGGCGAATTCGAACAGCAGAAACCAGATGAGTGGCGCCCAGCCGAAAGGCAAACACCGAAGAAACCAAAAGATAACCTACGCCCCGAGGGCGAATTTGAAACTCCTAAACAAGATGAATGGCGTCCTGCTGAACGTGTCACACAAAAGAAACCTAAGGATAACCTTAAGCCTGAAGGTGAATTTGAGCAGCCGAAGCATGAAGAATGGCGTCCCGCTGAAAGACCAGTCCAAAAGAAACCGCAAGATAACCTGAAACCTGAAGGAGAGTTCGAACAACCTAAGCATGATAAGTGGCAACCCGCAGAAAGGCAGACGCCTACAAAACCAAAAGACAATTTACGGCCTGAAGGTGAGTTTGAGACTCCTAAACACGATGAATGGCGTCCTGCTGAACGAGTCACACAAAAGAAACCTAAGGATAACCTTAAGCCCGAAGGTGATTTCGAACAGCCGAAACACGATGAATGGCGTCCCGCAGAACGTGTTATTCAGAAGAAGCCCAAGGATAACCTCAAACCCGAAGGTGAATTTGAGCAACCCAAACACGACGAGTGGAGACCGGCTGAAAGACAAACACCTACTAAACCTAAGGACAACCTAAAACCTGAAGGTGACTTTGAGCAGCCTAAGCATGACGAGTGGCGTCCAGCAGAGCGCGTAACTCAAAAGAAGCCCAAGGACAACCTTAAACCAGAAGGTGAATTCGAACAACCGAAACACGATGAATGGCGCCCAGCTGAAAGACAAACGCCAAAGAAACCACAGGATAACTTACGTCCCGAAGGTGAATTCGAAACACCCAAGCATGATGAATGGCGCCCTGCTGAACGCGTCACGCAAAAGAAACCTAAAGATAATCTCAAACCTGAAGGTGAATTTGAACAACCCAAACACGATGAGTGGCGACCCGCTGAAAGACCAGTCCAAAAGAAACCACAAGATAACCTGAAGCCTGAAGGAGAGTTCGAACAGCCTAAGCATGATAAGTGGCGACCTGCTGAACGACAGACACCTACCAAGCCGAAAGATAATTTACGGCCTGAAGGAGATTTTGAAACACCTAAGCAAGAGGAATGGCGGCCAGCTGAACGAGTCACACAAAAGAAACCCAAAGATAATCTTAAGCCTGAGGGTGAATTTGAACAACCGAAGCACGATGAATGGCGTCCCGCTGAGAGGCCAACGCCTAAAAGACCAGAGGACAACCTGCGTCCTGAGGGTGATTTTGAACAGCCAAAACATGACGAGTGGCGCCCAGCTGAACGTGTCACTCAGAAGAAACCTAAAGACAATCTTAAGCCTGAAGGTGAATTTGAACAGCCGAAACACGATGAGTGGCGTCCAGCCGAAAGGCAAACACCTAAGAAGCCTAAAGATAATTTGAAACCTGAAGGTGAATTTGACACTCCTAAACATGACGAATGGCGTCCTGCTGAAAGAGTAACTCAAAAACGGCCAAAGGATAATTTGAAGCCTGAAGGAGAGTTTGAACAACCGAAGCATGATGAATGGCGTCCTGCCGAACGTCAAACACCTAAGAAACCTCAGGATAATCTACGTCCAGAGGGTGAATTTGAGACGCCTAAGCCCGACAAGTGGCGTCCTGCTGAGAGACCAACCCAAAAGAAGCCACAAGATAATCTTAAACCAGAAGGTGAATTTGAGCAACATAAGCCTGACGAATGGCGACCAGCAGAGAGACCTATTCAAAAGAAGCCTAAAGACAACTTAAAGCCAGAGGGTGATTTCGAGAAACCCAAACATGACGAGTGGCGACCTGCTGAAAGGCAGACGCCCAAAAAACCACAAGACAACTTGAGACCTGAAGGTAAATTTGAAACTCCCAAACAGGATGACTGGCGTCCCGCTGAAAGACCTGAAGTCAAAAAACCTAAAGACAATTTGAAACCAGAAGGAGAATTTGAGAAACCCAAAAAAGATAAATGGGAGCCAGCTGAAAGGCAAACTCCGAAAAAGCCACAAGATAATCTTAAGCCTGAAGGAAAGTTTGAACGACCCGAAAAACCAAAACATGTTACCGGTGAAAGACCAGTGCAGAAGAAGCCAGAAGATAACCTTAAACCTGAAGGAGATATGGACGTCGTTCGAAGAACAGATTATACAGCTACTCGAGGAGATCGCGTTGACGTCGTTAAGCACGAAGATCATCTTAGAATGGAAGGGACCATCGATATTCATCGCTCTAGAGATGATTATAAACGTATCGAGAAAACGGAGAAAGTCGTTATACAAAGACACGAAGACAACTTGAGAACTGAAGGTGAATTCATTGATCTTACAGTTCGTAATGATTACAGTGCTACTAAAGGTGAAAGGGCACCTGTTGTAAGACCACAGGATAACCTTAAACCAGACGGCAAATTTTACAAGCCAGAAGTGGTTCCATCTCAACCAGCTGAAAAACGCAAGCCTTTTAAGCAGGTTGACAATATTACCATTGAGAGGGATGTTGATCTACGACAGAGGCAAAAAATTGAACGACTTGATATCATTCGAAGAGAAGATAACCTTAAGATTGAAGGTGAATTTATAGACATGAAACAAAAAACAGATTATACTAAGGTCACCGGTGAACGCGCTGCTATCGTGAAACATgaagataatttaaaaatggaagGAACTATGGAAAATATCCGATCATCCGACACATATCGTGTTGTTAAAGGTCAACGAGTCAAACTTACTCGCAGAGAAGATAATCTGAAAATCGAAGGAGTATTTGAAGATCATACTCGCAGAGATGATTACAAGGTGACTAAAGGAGAACGATCAGCTATAGTATATCATCGAGATAACTTAAAACCCGAAGGTGAGTTTGAAAAACGGCCAAGGGAAGAGTTGGAACCGGGTGAAAGACGAACACCGCTTAAGCAACCAGATCATTTAAGACCAGAGGGTGATTTCGACAGGCCTTCAAGACCAAAATGGGAAACAACAGAACGGCCAGATATCATTAAACACCCAGATAATCTACGTCCTGAAGGTGATTTCCCGAGCCGACCCAAAACTCAATGGCAGAAAGGAGAAACGCCGGAACAAGTTCGACCGAAGGATAACTTGAAACCCGAAGGCGATTTCGATAGACCTTCAAGGCCAAAATGGGAGACATCAGAAAGACCTGAACAGGTACGACCTAAGGACAATTTGCATCCTGAAGGCGAATTTACAGACAGGCCGAAAACTAAATGGCAACCTGGAGAAACACCAAGTCAAGTTCGTCCTAAGGATAATTTGAAACCTGAAGGCGATATGGAATCACGTACCCCGAAAAAATGGGCTCCGGGTGAAACACCTGCACAGGTTCGTCCAAAAGATAATTTGAAACCAGAGGGTGATTTTGACAGACCTTCAAAACCAACTTGGGCATCTGCAGACAGACCAGACCAGGTCAGGCCAAAGGATAACTTACGTCCTGAAGGCGATTTTACTGATAGACCAAAGACCCATTGGCAACCTGGAGAAACACCAAGTCAAGTACGTCCGAAAGATAACCTAAAACCAGAAGGCAGCATGGATTCACGAACTCCTACTAAATGGGCACCGGGTGAAACACCAGCTCAAGTTAGACCTAGAGATAACTTGAAGCCAGAAGGTGAGTTTGATCGACCTTCAAAACCGAAGTGGACATCTGGTGATAGGCCGGACCAAGTGACACCGAGGGACAACTTACGTCCCGAAGGAGAATTTACTGACAGGCCAAAGACTCAATGGCAACCTGGAGAAACACCTTCACAAGTTCGTCCTAAAGACAATTTACATCCGGAGGGTGATATGGTTTCAAGGACGCCAGCTAAGTGGGCACCTGGAGAAACACCCTCACAAGTTCGTCCGAAAGACAACTTAAAACCTGAAGGTGACTTTGAACGACCTGGGCCTAACCAATGGCGCCCTGCAGACAAGTCTGGGCCTATAAAACCAAAAGACAACCTTTATACAAATGGAGACATCACTAAGCACGACACTAGCAAAACGCTATCAAGTGAGACGTCAAAGAAGTCTGTAGTATCAAAGTCTGTTATTGGACAAGATGATCATGACATCAAATCTCAAACTACTTCACGTCACGATACCCAAGTTCATCGCGATAATCAGACTCATACATCTCATCGGGAGACCCACGTCAAGCACTCACATGTTACTACTGATCATTCTACTTCTAAACATATTCAATCCGGAACACACGGCAAATATATTACAACACACGATGCTGTTGATCACAGTGAAACCCAAAAGCATGTAGAACGAGTTCCGTCACATGAAAGTGTTACTGATAGGAACAAGGTAGTGGGTGTTACAGATCGTTCTGTTTCTCGCAGCAGTACAGACAAGACAATAGTAAACAGAAGTGACACCAAAAACGTAAAAACTGTCACTACAACCACTACAAAAACGATTAAACAAATATCAGAAAAGAAACTGAGGGGTGGTAAGTGGGTGACAGTTACACGAAATGTTGAAGTAGATGTGACTGATGATTCCGGAAAATACGCTCCGCAGCAGTCTACTCCAAAGAGAGAACCAGACGATCGTACGAACCGGCCACGACATGTTGAAGGAGATACCACTCAAAGAATCGTTTCATCAGATAATGTAACATCTTCAAGTAATCAAGCTATCCATACAACACATGGAGGAAAAGGAACTACTATTATTGATCAGCAACACTCAAGAACGAACCAGCAGTATATTGACAACACACAACGCATACATTCGTCACAGCAATCTGTAACTTCATCGACCTCAAGTCAAAATGTAACTTCCAATCAACATCATTCACAGAGGACCACAGGCAGTTCCAACATAATTCGAGACGTACATACAGgacaaaatgttacaaaatCTACCCAGCAAACAACTAGTGATGGACATGTTATCAGGGGTGGAGACACAACTCAAAGAATTGTCTCCTCTGATTATAATGGCAAACAGCCTAATCAAGGTCATGTATCTGAAAGTCATATTCAACGAAATGTAAGCTCATCGACACAAGTACATAAAGGAAGTCATTCGGAGCAACACATTTCGAGGTCGACCCACCATTCGACCAACAGAAACCAATTGAGTGACAGCGTAACAAAGACAAGCATTGAATTCCAAAGAGCTATGCACGGCGGTGGTGGCAACGATCCTCCAGCCAGCGCTATAGACAGCTCTTCACGTAGTGGTCATCATAAACGTACATCAGATTTGGTCTCAGACTCATCTTCCTCAAATTCAATACTGCATCGTAAGGGCGTTCATTCAAACACTGAAGCTCATCATTCGATTAGCTCTACGGCTGCTGCTCAGAGAAAGAGCATTGGAAATCTTTCAGAGCGTGGTGAATACATCAGCAACTCCACGCACAGCACGGACAGAAAAAGCATCAGTTCCATGCATAGATCTACCAGAGACAACATGGCTGTTATTTCTCAGCACGAGAGTACCGATTCTCGCCGTAACCAAACAAGAAGAGACGGCCAGTCCACACTAACAACTGAACGCCAGCCTACACGAGTTGTTAGAGACAACCTCAGAGTCGGTGGTGACTTTTATGGACAATCGGAGGCGCGGTACGGAAGTTTTTCACGCTCAGAGCATGCTCAGAACAGAACAGACCGTACTGAACGCGTGGAGCGCGTCGAGCGGGTCACCCGCCACGGAAATGCTTCGCACTTCGTCTTAGGTGACGGCAGCACTAGTTACAAGCGGGAATTTACTTCTCATGTCCATGGAACATGCCCAGCAACCTTGATTGACTCGAGTCGTACTCCTTTTAAACACACGCGTGATTCTAGGGAACATAAGTTTTACGCTACAAAAATAACTCAGCAACAATAAACTATTGTTTTAACTTGAGCCGAGAAaggctaaaaatatttcattcctTATTTTATGAAGCTTATTATAATCctgttaatgttattattttctatttgcaAGCTAACTGCTAGtcttaataattatgattaacatactttatatgtataatatgcatAATGTAAttcttaatttgttaatttaacaagtttatattttatttttgtcaaacaTTGCCAtgcaataaacttttatattattaatgatttgtcttttatttaacttcataTTATAACAGACGATAAGATATTCCTTCTACTcctagatttttttatgttttgctacTTTTCCAAACATAAAGCAAATGTACCTTAGCCGGCTGAACTATGAGCAAGATAACCCGACAAGGTAGACAGTACAAGGACGAAATACAcaggtatattaaaaaaaaaaaacgtcagaACAGCATTTGGTGGGTATCGATCTGATGATAATGCTTAGTATTTTCAATACGGTCTGTCATCAATTcaacattatattaaaataacttgtaGTTTACGCGGGGCTCGTTTATACAAAGACAGTCTTAAATAAAGCGCGATGTTATCAtgttttgattgtttatttataaatgtttacataacaatacctacaaataatacagggttatttaaaattagttacaaaccagtttaaatataaaaataagggATAGGATCAATCTCAAACATATCATATTGCACTACTGTAACTAATAATTACAGAAATCATGATGTATGGTATATCTAATTTCGAGTAAAGtctgaataaaaaaactaattttaaataaccttttatttgaatacttataaacaaattcaaaataatgtaaattaaagttaagtacaaactaatgtattttaatgcaaacataatttaaaatacttaaaaattatgtgatcatcatcataatcatcatcatcacctttGCTAAGCATCAGAAGGAGCGGGTTCTTGAGAATTGTGCGACTGTTTCACCCGTCTTATTCTTTTATATCTGCCTAAATCTCCGTCATAGTTTCGCGGGAGCGGTCCAAATGCGTCATTTTCTTGATAATGCGGGGCATTGAAGTAGTTTTCTGAAGCCGACTTTTCATTTTCAACTAATGACGGCGATCGCTCAGATTTAACATCTGCTGTGTCACTAGGGTTATCGTCAGCAGTGCGTCTGTTCCTCGTTCCACCGCTGTACATAAGATTATCATCGACACCTTCTACGCCAGACAACACGCTATCAGTGTCTGATCCAAGACTCATTGTGTCACTCTCAAGATTTTCATGTTGTGGCTTTGAATTGTCAACATTAGAGTTTTTAGGTTGAGCAGAATTTTCGGCGCTAGCAGCATCCTCCTCTAACGCTCTGTTGTTGTTTGCGAAGTTAGAAGTACGATCATAAAAGCCTTCGTCATCAAATTCATTACCCTCGTCGTTGTCTTCATCCTCGTTTTCTGCTTTGTATGGAAAGTAAGCTACTTTAGCATCGGGTAAAAGACCAGCAGCTCTCTTCTTAATAACTTGGTCAGAATTTTTTCGCTTCACTCTCACTAATGGTCCAGAGTAAGACACCGTATCGTCGTATGCATTGGAATTAGGAAAAGAGTCTTCCAGCGATTTCATGGATTCGGATAAGTCCGATTGCTTACCTGAATATGTATCTCGTTTGTAGGGTTTACCTTCTTGATGAACCTGAGAGTCGTCATCCAATAATTTTGACAAATTGTCATCTTGGGAACAAAAGTACCCTTGGTCGTTTGCATAGTCCGCCCCATTTTGAAGACTCATATCGTT encodes:
- the LOC124638320 gene encoding titin, with protein sequence MTIKNKKTKQSKTSEVTSSGSASTSVQKTSSTTSVQSSSNTLQKVSSSGKKVRYIEVKVEEDDPLMITDISDHTSIAGSTISEHYNSHPHYIITEAPSISDLSQTRSLEHHVSDMAQSTTGEYVSSSVLQESSSSHQQNSKSETFQTSSTSVQQSGSSHSQSFDRTTDSSAPNQTLNTGFIDNSSSNVSSSNTYLKRSQNANATDSFLQSERQSLVNQTSTSNSKDHHNIKQGDRVTYRNSPEPSQRKQTVRSDSSNFYGGEGSLDKRGNVKEYSSTSQTSETKSSNITKSSSSSYVVEIVDGKERIIDSSKREWGDAQEHASKEAYASISGTDIKPQSAHSIQNYDMKSNFDTGKDGKKPTSEMIVKEDSKFIKDGNQMTSHSSVVTEKDNVAKHQQYITNREHLTANQQHLLNRDQQYITHHDNVASNQHQKTTQQQLTSDQQYTKRDHTTTDEQYTTREYLTSDQRTTSTKDDRYQSRNVSDNTNIIRKDVVDNVTINKGTTDDRRRNMNQTDSSNFYGYDTTIQNELNKVGKILQVPNTENINFSTKIMKSNTSSAQQASTSSYVVEIVDGKERIVDTSHREWGDNKEHSTYEKSHNVSGTGMKPEHEYTRHVLDKESHYDTGKDGIPKSSLQVSEESALYKNGKEIASTSNRYGGDFTKKKAITEYVPDDRHDVHNKRIHDTTDKDIHTTTHKISSTDTQSHTTDIRDVKDTVDFVTTEKENLTKESTSTTTSQSKDTLTTYERSTGTWNGKFVYEKDDDRPKRPKEMSPFGRPEQPRHHLKRQDTEENIILSSRDIKDFTSISDLRKIIETSKFNKDVRVSNKNIVINRNIDDRILKEIIETVKKYPFKRIEKVTLGTKINEDVKDLYEGIDTEETTVLTSTTGETTRKAFEVEKNRSQIEVTRYITENGITRKITTYEDAKEDDKIRTDVYVDKSALDFKNLRDVQTTEDVIREYDVVDRAITDTTREDTTISTVYDEKIIDDRTTMRDDRTTIEETVIIDETRPRGGPKKPEKIVTKEQCICEICTCGRHRCPHNDVPEPLFDVEHTTSVVSAYKRDYDEKHVTRTTAVHHEDHLRLEGDFQEPERPQWQPAERPKQRKPEDNLKPEGDFERRQPDEWRPGERAPVRKPEDNLRPEGDFERHKPEEWRPGDRAPVRRPHDNLRPEGEFTTPEKETWRPAEREKPKKPEDNLKPEGEFERRKPEDWRPGDRAPTRRPEDNLKPEGEFERRQPEDWRPGDRAPVRRPEDNLRPEGDFEKRRPEEWKPGERAPVKRPEDNLRPEGDFEKRRPEEWRPGDRAPVRRPDDNLRPEGDFTTPEKERWQPAERPQQKKPQDNLKPEGDFEQPKHDEWRPAERVTQKKPKDNLRPEGEFEQPKLDEWRPAERTTATKPKDNLRPEGDFEQPKQDDWRPAERVTQKRPQDNLKPEGDFEQPKQDKWRPAERVTQKKPQDNLKPEGDFEQPKHDEWRPAERVVQKRPQDNLKPEGDFEQPKHDEWRPAERPKQKKPQDNLKPEGDFEQPKHDEWRPAERPKQKKPQDNLRPEGDFEQPKHDEWRPAERVTQKKPQDNLKPEGDFEQPKHDEWRPAERVTQKKPKDNLKPEGEFEQPKHDEWRPAEKQTPTKPKDNLRPEGDFEQPKHDEWRPAERVTQKRPQDNLKPEGDFTTPKKDEWKPAERPQQKKPTDNLKPEGDFAKRQPDEFVPAEKAVVKKPEDNLRPEGDFTTTRTITEDYKVVRGERAEIIRRTDNIITEGEFTDTTTSRTEYTVKPVERPKPVRRNTWTKIEGDMTTETTSHSEFVDYTDTVERTTLVAKRTDNLIREGEIEFVTSNQKDYTEKVTPVERPKRRRTWTKEDFEKFYSTEELEKITTSQEEYKTYEEIDVRQQRIIRHDNLHMEGTFDSLTVSHDTYGPKHSERPKQKKPIDNLKPEGEFEQPKQDEWRPAERVTQKKPKDNLKPEGDFEQPKHEEWRPAERVTQKKPQDNLRPEGEFEQPKHDEWRPAERQTPTKPKDNLKPEGDFEQPKHDEWRPAERVTQKRPQDNLKPEGDFEQPKHDEWRPAERVTQKKPKDNLKPEGEFEQQKPDEWRPAERQTPKKPKDNLRPEGEFETPKQDEWRPAERVTQKKPKDNLKPEGEFEQPKHDEWRPAERQTPSKPKDNLKPEGEFEQPKQDEWRPAERVTQKKPKDNLKPEGEFEKPKHDEWRPAERQTPTKPKDNLKPEGDFEQPKHDEWRPAERVTQKKPQDNLKPEGDFEQPKHDEWRPAERVTQKKPKDNLKPEGEFEQPKHDEWRPAERQTPSKPKDNLKPEGDFEQPKHDEWRPAERVTQKKPQDNLKPEGDFEQPKHDEWRPAERVTQKKPKDNLKPEGEFEQQKPDEWRPAERQTPKKPKDNLRPEGEFETPKQDEWRPAERVTQKKPKDNLKPEGEFEQPKHEEWRPAERPVQKKPQDNLKPEGEFEQPKHDKWQPAERQTPTKPKDNLRPEGEFETPKHDEWRPAERVTQKKPKDNLKPEGDFEQPKHDEWRPAERVIQKKPKDNLKPEGEFEQPKHDEWRPAERQTPTKPKDNLKPEGDFEQPKHDEWRPAERVTQKKPKDNLKPEGEFEQPKHDEWRPAERQTPKKPQDNLRPEGEFETPKHDEWRPAERVTQKKPKDNLKPEGEFEQPKHDEWRPAERPVQKKPQDNLKPEGEFEQPKHDKWRPAERQTPTKPKDNLRPEGDFETPKQEEWRPAERVTQKKPKDNLKPEGEFEQPKHDEWRPAERPTPKRPEDNLRPEGDFEQPKHDEWRPAERVTQKKPKDNLKPEGEFEQPKHDEWRPAERQTPKKPKDNLKPEGEFDTPKHDEWRPAERVTQKRPKDNLKPEGEFEQPKHDEWRPAERQTPKKPQDNLRPEGEFETPKPDKWRPAERPTQKKPQDNLKPEGEFEQHKPDEWRPAERPIQKKPKDNLKPEGDFEKPKHDEWRPAERQTPKKPQDNLRPEGKFETPKQDDWRPAERPEVKKPKDNLKPEGEFEKPKKDKWEPAERQTPKKPQDNLKPEGKFERPEKPKHVTGERPVQKKPEDNLKPEGDMDVVRRTDYTATRGDRVDVVKHEDHLRMEGTIDIHRSRDDYKRIEKTEKVVIQRHEDNLRTEGEFIDLTVRNDYSATKGERAPVVRPQDNLKPDGKFYKPEVVPSQPAEKRKPFKQVDNITIERDVDLRQRQKIERLDIIRREDNLKIEGEFIDMKQKTDYTKVTGERAAIVKHEDNLKMEGTMENIRSSDTYRVVKGQRVKLTRREDNLKIEGVFEDHTRRDDYKVTKGERSAIVYHRDNLKPEGEFEKRPREELEPGERRTPLKQPDHLRPEGDFDRPSRPKWETTERPDIIKHPDNLRPEGDFPSRPKTQWQKGETPEQVRPKDNLKPEGDFDRPSRPKWETSERPEQVRPKDNLHPEGEFTDRPKTKWQPGETPSQVRPKDNLKPEGDMESRTPKKWAPGETPAQVRPKDNLKPEGDFDRPSKPTWASADRPDQVRPKDNLRPEGDFTDRPKTHWQPGETPSQVRPKDNLKPEGSMDSRTPTKWAPGETPAQVRPRDNLKPEGEFDRPSKPKWTSGDRPDQVTPRDNLRPEGEFTDRPKTQWQPGETPSQVRPKDNLHPEGDMVSRTPAKWAPGETPSQVRPKDNLKPEGDFERPGPNQWRPADKSGPIKPKDNLYTNGDITKHDTSKTLSSETSKKSVVSKSVIGQDDHDIKSQTTSRHDTQVHRDNQTHTSHRETHVKHSHVTTDHSTSKHIQSGTHGKYITTHDAVDHSETQKHVERVPSHESVTDRNKVVGVTDRSVSRSSTDKTIVNRSDTKNVKTVTTTTTKTIKQISEKKLRGGKWVTVTRNVEVDVTDDSGKYAPQQSTPKREPDDRTNRPRHVEGDTTQRIVSSDNVTSSSNQAIHTTHGGKGTTIIDQQHSRTNQQYIDNTQRIHSSQQSVTSSTSSQNVTSNQHHSQRTTGSSNIIRDVHTGQNVTKSTQQTTSDGHVIRGGDTTQRIVSSDYNGKQPNQGHVSESHIQRNVSSSTQVHKGSHSEQHISRSTHHSTNRNQLSDSVTKTSIEFQRAMHGGGGNDPPASAIDSSSRSGHHKRTSDLVSDSSSSNSILHRKGVHSNTEAHHSISSTAAAQRKSIGNLSERGEYISNSTHSTDRKSISSMHRSTRDNMAVISQHESTDSRRNQTRRDGQSTLTTERQPTRVVRDNLRVGGDFYGQSEARYGSFSRSEHAQNRTDRTERVERVERVTRHGNASHFVLGDGSTSYKREFTSHVHGTCPATLIDSSRTPFKHTRDSREHKFYATKITQQQ